One Parasphingorhabdus cellanae genomic region harbors:
- a CDS encoding acyl-CoA thioesterase, whose translation MSEYFLEIVAQPEDIDELGHVNNAVWVRWIQDMATAHWQAIAPPEYVERYIWVVTRHEIDYRGNVSAGDTVTGRTWISEPPKGARFWRNVSFAGADGKLKVSAKTNWAIIDQTSGRPVRVPQALADLFLPSE comes from the coding sequence ATGAGCGAGTATTTCCTTGAGATAGTGGCACAGCCTGAGGATATTGACGAACTCGGTCATGTCAACAATGCCGTCTGGGTGCGCTGGATTCAGGATATGGCCACAGCCCATTGGCAAGCGATCGCGCCGCCGGAATATGTCGAGCGCTATATCTGGGTCGTAACCCGGCATGAAATTGACTATCGCGGCAATGTCAGCGCAGGTGATACAGTGACCGGCCGCACCTGGATATCCGAACCGCCGAAAGGTGCGCGTTTCTGGCGCAATGTCAGTTTCGCCGGAGCAGATGGCAAGTTGAAGGTTTCAGCTAAAACCAACTGGGCCATTATTGATCAGACCAGCGGTAGACCAGTGCGCGTTCCTCAGGCCCTTGCGGACCTGTTCCTGCCTTCAGAATAG
- a CDS encoding mitofilin family membrane protein produces MSRDYEKIASSGGKSNLTRNVLVLMVVAFVGGAILTGWIFSRYNPFESTEETAVAANAAPGQSSVAADPAAALAQRIDADGTVLPPPPVEPVPTEIPALTPDKERALAVRVADLEDRLSRINVQAQAASGNAARAEGLLIAFAARRALDRGSPLGYIESQLRLRFGDAQPKAVTTIVNASREPVTLEELSAGLDDIGPSLTSGSTGAGFWADIKREMSELFVVRRDGTPSPVPQQRLIRAKRYVENGNVDAAIAEIEKLPGSDNGDDVTNQWMEKARRYNEARRALDVIETAAILEPQQLRTAEGERVDQPSPLAPVTPIPAP; encoded by the coding sequence ATGAGCCGGGACTATGAAAAAATCGCGTCTTCGGGCGGAAAAAGCAATTTAACCCGCAATGTTCTGGTCCTGATGGTCGTTGCCTTTGTTGGCGGTGCCATTCTTACCGGCTGGATATTTTCGCGCTATAACCCATTTGAGAGCACCGAAGAAACGGCAGTGGCAGCAAATGCTGCGCCGGGACAATCATCTGTCGCAGCTGACCCAGCAGCAGCTTTGGCGCAGCGCATCGATGCGGATGGAACGGTGCTTCCGCCGCCGCCAGTAGAGCCTGTGCCGACAGAAATTCCTGCGCTCACACCGGATAAAGAGCGTGCACTGGCAGTGCGGGTTGCTGATCTGGAGGACCGGTTGTCGCGGATCAATGTCCAAGCCCAAGCGGCATCCGGCAATGCCGCCCGAGCAGAAGGCTTGCTAATCGCTTTTGCCGCGCGTCGGGCACTCGATCGCGGGTCACCGCTCGGCTATATAGAATCGCAGTTGCGGCTGCGTTTTGGCGATGCACAGCCAAAGGCGGTAACGACCATTGTGAACGCCTCTCGGGAACCGGTGACGCTGGAAGAATTGTCGGCGGGATTGGATGATATCGGTCCGTCTTTAACCAGCGGATCGACAGGCGCAGGGTTTTGGGCTGATATCAAGCGCGAAATGTCGGAACTATTCGTGGTCCGCCGGGACGGAACCCCGTCCCCCGTGCCGCAGCAACGGCTGATCCGCGCTAAACGCTACGTCGAAAATGGCAATGTCGATGCAGCAATTGCTGAGATTGAAAAGTTGCCGGGCAGTGATAATGGCGATGATGTGACAAACCAATGGATGGAAAAAGCACGGCGCTATAATGAAGCACGCCGGGCATTGGATGTCATTGAAACAGCAGCGATATTGGAGCCGCAGCAATTGCGCACGGCGGAAGGGGAGAGGGTCGATCAACCATCACCACTGGCCCCGGTGACGCCGATACCAGCGCCCTAG
- a CDS encoding uroporphyrinogen-III synthase, with amino-acid sequence MKRSLVILRPIDSARETENRAEKLGLSVIADPLFIIEPMEWTAPPAGQFDALMLTSANAVKYGGDMLSQYVQLPVLAVGDATAMAARQAGFTVTDIGNGGAEDLLQSLGPDRYPRILRLTGKDHVKTAASPQKLTLRRVYQAAALPLGESAQTALQQGHVVLLYSVRAAKILNDEMDRLQLERSNNDIVALSPAIAEAAGSRWKSVQAAEQPTDDALLSLAGRLCLP; translated from the coding sequence ATGAAGCGATCGCTGGTTATTTTGCGGCCGATTGATAGTGCTCGTGAAACGGAGAATCGGGCCGAAAAACTGGGATTGTCGGTCATAGCCGATCCTCTGTTCATCATTGAACCGATGGAGTGGACGGCTCCGCCTGCGGGACAATTTGATGCGTTGATGCTAACCAGCGCGAATGCCGTCAAATATGGCGGCGACATGTTATCCCAATATGTACAATTACCGGTACTAGCCGTTGGCGACGCCACTGCCATGGCCGCGCGGCAGGCGGGCTTTACCGTAACCGATATTGGCAATGGCGGCGCGGAAGATTTATTGCAATCGCTTGGCCCTGATCGCTATCCGCGCATCTTGCGTTTGACCGGTAAGGATCACGTCAAGACAGCGGCTTCCCCACAAAAGCTGACTCTGCGCCGCGTTTATCAGGCCGCTGCCTTGCCGCTGGGCGAGAGCGCGCAAACCGCTTTGCAGCAAGGACATGTAGTTTTGCTTTATTCTGTGAGAGCCGCGAAAATTCTGAATGATGAGATGGATCGCCTGCAGCTCGAACGGTCGAATAACGATATCGTAGCGCTGTCGCCCGCTATCGCAGAAGCGGCGGGAAGCAGGTGGAAAAGCGTGCAAGCAGCAGAGCAGCCAACCGACGATGCTTTACTGTCTCTGGCGGGGCGACTATGTCTCCCATAG
- the hemC gene encoding hydroxymethylbilane synthase produces MTGNSDPKKEILAGIDRPLRIGTRESPLAMVQAEMAASAILSAHGWRPDQVELVPMVATGDKIQDRALADVGGKALWTKELDRALRDGDIDCAVHSMKDVETERPDIFTITAIMKRADIHDRLIGADSIDDLPQEAIVGTASPRRKAQLLRRRNDLDIRLIRGNVQTRLKKIEDGEFAATLLAAAGLDRLDMTDIGAEISTDIMLPAPSQGAIGIETLADSNHLRRVVREISCPNTSRAVTAERLFLQELTADCHSPVAASATIEGLRIHLRAEILLPDGSECVSDAFDFDMGDVAGPKRLARKLLGQASAELKAIFGR; encoded by the coding sequence ATGACAGGCAATAGCGACCCCAAAAAGGAAATATTGGCGGGCATCGACCGGCCTTTGCGAATCGGCACACGCGAATCGCCACTCGCCATGGTGCAAGCAGAGATGGCGGCCTCAGCAATATTATCGGCTCATGGCTGGCGGCCCGATCAAGTCGAATTGGTTCCAATGGTTGCAACGGGCGACAAAATACAGGACCGCGCTTTAGCGGATGTCGGCGGCAAAGCCTTGTGGACGAAAGAATTAGACCGGGCTCTTCGCGACGGAGATATTGATTGCGCCGTCCACAGCATGAAAGATGTTGAAACCGAGCGACCGGATATTTTCACCATTACCGCGATCATGAAGCGCGCGGATATCCATGACCGGCTGATCGGCGCTGATTCGATTGATGATTTACCGCAAGAGGCAATAGTCGGCACGGCGTCACCGCGGCGTAAGGCGCAATTGCTGCGTCGGCGCAATGATCTCGATATCCGACTGATCCGCGGTAACGTTCAAACACGGCTGAAGAAAATTGAAGATGGCGAATTTGCCGCCACTCTTTTGGCTGCGGCCGGTCTTGACCGGTTGGACATGACAGATATCGGTGCCGAGATTTCCACAGATATAATGCTGCCGGCGCCGTCACAAGGCGCGATAGGTATTGAAACATTGGCGGATTCCAATCATCTGCGCCGCGTGGTGAGAGAGATATCCTGCCCCAATACGTCTCGTGCGGTAACGGCGGAGCGTTTGTTTCTGCAAGAACTGACCGCCGATTGCCATAGTCCAGTGGCCGCCAGTGCAACGATTGAAGGACTGAGAATCCATTTGCGCGCAGAGATATTGCTGCCAGATGGCAGCGAATGCGTCAGCGACGCTTTTGATTTCGATATGGGCGATGTGGCAGGGCCAAAACGATTGGCTCGCAAATTACTGGGCCAGGCCAGCGCGGAATTGAAAGCCATATTTGGACGATGA
- the tsaD gene encoding tRNA (adenosine(37)-N6)-threonylcarbamoyltransferase complex transferase subunit TsaD — MSIILGIESSCDETAAALVTSDREILAHKLAGQEAAHAPFGGVVPEIAARAHAEIITPLIEAALSEADLTLDDVDAVAATAGPGLIGGVMVGLVTGKALAMAAEKPLVAVNHLEGHALSPRLANPELDFPYLLLLASGGHCQILLVEGVGQYRRLATTIDDAAGEAFDKTAKILGLGYPGGPKVEALAKSGDAAAVPLPRPLKGSKEPHFSFAGLKSAVVRAHQSGDHRPEDIAASFQQATVDCLKDRLEKALRDHGAVPHLVVAGGVAANGPIRAMLEQLASDHGMQFTAPPLWLCTDNAAMIAWAGAERFAADLTDPLDFVARPRWPLDPTAEKARGAGVKA; from the coding sequence ATGAGTATAATTTTGGGAATAGAATCAAGTTGCGACGAAACAGCAGCGGCACTGGTCACGTCTGACCGGGAGATTTTAGCGCATAAATTGGCTGGACAGGAAGCGGCACACGCGCCGTTTGGCGGCGTCGTTCCTGAAATTGCCGCGCGTGCGCACGCCGAGATCATAACACCGTTGATTGAAGCGGCTCTTTCAGAAGCTGATCTGACTCTGGACGATGTGGACGCGGTAGCGGCAACGGCTGGACCTGGGCTTATCGGCGGCGTGATGGTCGGGCTGGTGACCGGAAAAGCGCTGGCCATGGCAGCGGAAAAACCTCTGGTCGCGGTCAACCATCTCGAAGGGCATGCGCTGTCCCCGCGCCTTGCCAATCCGGAACTGGACTTTCCCTATTTGCTGTTGCTGGCTTCTGGCGGACATTGCCAGATCTTGCTGGTTGAAGGTGTCGGGCAATATCGCCGCCTTGCCACAACCATTGACGATGCAGCCGGTGAAGCCTTTGATAAGACAGCAAAAATATTGGGCCTCGGCTATCCTGGCGGGCCTAAAGTCGAAGCACTGGCCAAAAGCGGTGACGCCGCTGCCGTGCCCCTGCCCCGTCCCCTCAAAGGATCGAAGGAGCCGCATTTTTCCTTTGCAGGCCTAAAAAGCGCGGTGGTGCGCGCCCATCAAAGCGGCGACCATAGGCCCGAAGATATTGCTGCATCCTTTCAACAAGCGACTGTCGATTGCCTGAAAGACCGCTTGGAAAAAGCGCTGCGCGATCACGGAGCGGTGCCCCATCTGGTGGTCGCTGGCGGTGTTGCGGCCAATGGCCCCATTCGCGCTATGCTGGAGCAGTTGGCGAGCGATCACGGCATGCAATTTACCGCGCCGCCCCTATGGCTGTGTACCGACAATGCCGCGATGATCGCTTGGGCTGGTGCAGAGCGTTTTGCCGCTGACTTGACCGATCCCCTTGATTTCGTCGCGCGCCCGCGGTGGCCGCTCGACCCAACTGCTGAAAAAGCCCGCGGGGCCGGAGTGAAAGCATGA